In a genomic window of Dyadobacter fermentans DSM 18053:
- a CDS encoding porin family protein, with protein MKNCIFLLLAIAFCSLRAQAQENVSIGPIAGVSIANFRGDITNTDWKPGLTIGGFYNYSSESGFGFSGQLLFTQLGAQINNKTNEINLNYIQAPLLATFFFGRYGDRVRPKIFLGPNLNFLVGARDKNGNNINGDSNNRVYSPFDLGLTFGGGLNYRLQEKIWLNFDARYGVGLLDVTRVDNSNIKNNNWGINVGLSFPLGTYNKNTGRLRTR; from the coding sequence ATGAAAAATTGTATTTTTTTGCTGCTCGCGATCGCTTTTTGTAGCTTGCGGGCACAAGCGCAGGAGAACGTTTCCATAGGCCCCATCGCCGGAGTTTCCATTGCCAACTTCCGCGGGGATATTACCAACACTGACTGGAAACCCGGATTGACCATAGGCGGCTTCTACAATTACAGCTCCGAATCGGGCTTTGGTTTCAGCGGCCAGCTGCTCTTCACCCAACTTGGCGCGCAGATCAATAACAAAACCAACGAGATTAACCTAAACTACATCCAGGCCCCATTGCTGGCCACTTTCTTCTTCGGACGCTATGGCGATCGTGTCCGTCCCAAAATTTTCCTCGGCCCGAACCTGAACTTCCTGGTTGGCGCGAGAGATAAAAACGGGAACAATATCAACGGCGATTCCAACAACCGCGTTTACAGCCCGTTCGACCTCGGCCTCACATTCGGTGGAGGATTGAATTACCGCCTGCAAGAGAAAATCTGGCTGAATTTCGACGCACGATATGGCGTGGGCCTGCTGGACGTGACGCGGGTTGACAATTCGAACATTAAAAATAACAACTGGGGTATCAACGTGGGACTGAGCTTCCCGTTGGGTACTTACAACAAAAATACCGGAAGATTACGTACGCGCTGA
- a CDS encoding glycosyltransferase family 39 protein, with translation MLQKDLLKITKWAFAAAVLIWMIGWLMLIPEDLSAQIAAVAAEAVKTGRLSEDTGISAPVLWLSVEAMKLFGINQLSLHIPGFLAVLFGLFCTYRLGRVLYGPESAVLSVLVLTTAQATFVVNNELGDAAYLAACYAFIMWQINSYLKDKRIHNLLFSLAGVVGLTFLKSTFPYEVHQWPSDPLLTLVVTFSPWTIFLILGLIELVQRVIVPEHDETSKKALVCLLSVTMPFIFAYVNPFRTTMDVYMAYPVAAVVTGGFIIGRLKSDPESFSGLLAYVHAVAAYAALALLFCLVWFTFPADNYYGLIHFMALLSVLTWLIFFLRVRNKLIVGCVVFAIGANLVLTTYFYPNIYEYQAPAKLGILARAKGVPQNRLFSYQAGAPYSLRFYSGVQVMEVNDFGKLVGMKNCFVYTHQHLLGEFRAIRPDLEIVGSCEEYPRRILDFRFLDPNKRAAYVTSKVLIKL, from the coding sequence ATGCTTCAAAAGGATTTGTTGAAAATTACTAAATGGGCTTTTGCAGCTGCCGTGCTGATCTGGATGATTGGCTGGCTGATGCTCATTCCCGAGGACTTATCGGCCCAGATCGCCGCCGTGGCTGCCGAAGCCGTAAAAACCGGGCGTTTATCGGAAGATACCGGCATTTCGGCGCCGGTTCTCTGGTTATCGGTCGAGGCAATGAAGCTATTCGGGATCAACCAGCTCTCACTGCATATTCCGGGCTTCCTGGCCGTTCTTTTCGGCCTGTTCTGCACCTACCGCCTTGGCAGAGTCCTTTATGGGCCCGAATCCGCCGTCCTTTCGGTGCTCGTACTCACTACCGCGCAGGCGACCTTCGTGGTCAACAATGAGCTGGGCGATGCCGCGTACCTTGCCGCTTGCTATGCATTCATCATGTGGCAAATCAACAGCTACCTGAAAGATAAACGGATCCATAATCTCCTTTTTTCGCTCGCCGGGGTAGTCGGATTGACTTTCCTGAAAAGCACATTTCCGTATGAAGTGCACCAGTGGCCAAGCGACCCGCTGCTTACGCTGGTGGTTACGTTCTCGCCATGGACGATTTTCCTTATCCTCGGGCTCATCGAACTCGTTCAGCGGGTCATTGTGCCGGAGCACGACGAAACCTCCAAGAAAGCGCTGGTTTGCCTGCTGTCCGTTACCATGCCCTTTATTTTTGCCTACGTCAACCCGTTCCGGACGACGATGGACGTGTACATGGCCTATCCCGTGGCTGCGGTGGTAACGGGCGGGTTCATTATCGGGCGGCTCAAAAGCGATCCTGAGAGCTTCTCGGGCCTGCTCGCCTATGTGCATGCCGTGGCGGCGTATGCGGCGCTGGCGTTGCTCTTTTGCCTCGTCTGGTTCACATTCCCGGCCGATAATTATTATGGATTGATCCATTTTATGGCGCTATTAAGCGTGCTCACCTGGCTGATTTTCTTTTTGCGGGTGCGGAACAAGCTTATCGTCGGCTGCGTCGTGTTCGCGATCGGGGCCAACCTCGTGCTCACCACTTATTTTTATCCCAACATTTACGAGTACCAGGCCCCGGCAAAGCTGGGCATCCTCGCGAGGGCCAAAGGTGTGCCGCAAAACCGGCTGTTCAGTTACCAGGCGGGCGCTCCGTACAGTTTGCGTTTCTATTCCGGTGTTCAGGTGATGGAGGTGAATGATTTTGGAAAACTGGTGGGTATGAAAAACTGCTTCGTTTATACCCATCAGCATCTTTTGGGCGAGTTCAGGGCCATCCGGCCGGACCTGGAAATCGTCGGAAGCTGTGAAGAATATCCCCGCCGCATCCTCGATTTCCGCTTCCTCGATCCCAATAAACGGGCCGCGTACGTCACTTCAAAAGTGCTCATCAAACTCTGA
- a CDS encoding DEAD/DEAH box helicase, translated as MTFEDLNLTKPLLKALSEAGYTTPTPIQHKVFSVMMSGKDVCGIAQTGTGKTFAYLLPTLRQIEYAKDRLPQLLVLVPTRELVVQVVEEVRKLAAYTTLQVVGVYGGGNIKVQMAELHEGADVVVATPGRLFDLAMNGSLKTKSVKKLVIDEVDEMLNLGFRTQLKNILDLLPQRRQNLLFSATITQEVEALMKAYFNDPVRIEAAPVGTPLDNIEQQAYYVPNFYTKVNLLDKLLEQHEEMNKVLIFVATKKLADQLYGQLELGYLDRIGVIHSNKDQNHRFNTIRQFHAGNYRLLIATDIIARGLDVAEVSHVFNFDIPEIPENYIHRIGRTGRADRKGIAISFISEREKPFQEQIEALMDFEIPVLPLPEDLKISEVLTPDEEPKIFMKNIELKRPKREDVGAAFHEKKAKNQKVNVRRDHAKEKMAKYGRPIKRSGKKPKK; from the coding sequence ATGACTTTTGAAGATTTAAATCTCACAAAACCGCTCCTGAAAGCACTTTCCGAAGCGGGATATACCACGCCGACGCCCATTCAGCACAAAGTTTTTTCGGTTATGATGTCCGGGAAAGACGTGTGCGGCATTGCGCAGACGGGCACAGGAAAAACATTTGCCTACCTGCTGCCTACCCTCCGCCAGATCGAGTACGCGAAAGACAGGCTGCCGCAGTTGCTGGTTCTCGTGCCTACGCGCGAGCTCGTGGTGCAGGTGGTGGAGGAAGTGCGCAAACTTGCCGCATACACTACCCTGCAGGTGGTGGGCGTTTACGGCGGGGGCAATATCAAGGTTCAGATGGCCGAACTGCACGAGGGGGCGGATGTGGTGGTGGCCACGCCGGGCCGGCTGTTCGACCTGGCGATGAATGGCTCGCTGAAAACCAAGTCAGTCAAAAAACTGGTGATTGATGAAGTGGATGAAATGCTGAACCTCGGCTTTCGCACCCAACTGAAAAACATCCTCGACCTGCTCCCCCAGCGGCGCCAAAACCTGCTCTTCTCGGCCACCATTACCCAGGAAGTGGAGGCGCTGATGAAGGCGTATTTCAATGATCCAGTCCGCATTGAGGCCGCACCGGTGGGCACGCCGCTGGATAATATCGAGCAGCAGGCCTATTATGTCCCCAATTTTTACACGAAAGTAAACCTGCTCGACAAGCTGCTCGAACAACACGAGGAGATGAACAAGGTGTTGATTTTTGTGGCGACCAAAAAGCTGGCGGACCAGCTGTACGGCCAGCTGGAACTGGGTTACCTCGACAGGATCGGCGTGATCCATTCCAATAAAGACCAGAACCACCGTTTCAACACGATCAGGCAGTTTCACGCAGGAAATTACCGCCTGCTCATCGCTACCGACATTATCGCACGCGGGCTCGACGTCGCCGAAGTGTCGCACGTGTTCAACTTCGACATTCCGGAAATCCCTGAAAACTACATTCACCGCATTGGCCGCACCGGCCGCGCCGATCGCAAGGGCATAGCGATCTCCTTCATTTCTGAACGTGAGAAGCCGTTCCAGGAGCAGATCGAAGCGTTGATGGATTTTGAAATACCCGTTTTACCATTACCCGAGGATTTGAAGATCTCGGAAGTGCTTACACCCGACGAGGAGCCGAAAATTTTCATGAAAAACATCGAACTGAAACGTCCCAAACGCGAGGATGTAGGGGCGGCATTTCATGAAAAGAAAGCTAAGAATCAGAAGGTTAATGTCCGTCGTGATCATGCGAAGGAAAAAATGGCCAAATACGGGCGGCCTATCAAACGCTCGGGCAAGAAACCCAAGAAATAG
- a CDS encoding ABC transporter ATP-binding protein, protein MNIWQIFQRLRPFIKPYHRQIAFALFLTLLGAVTAQVNPWVLRYTVDTVQSMLDKQWSLLQGKELLLRITAILFIKEIVNSLIVFGQRYFGEKIRIKVSSELSHNAVNRILTYNLAFFSDNDNQKGKLQTRIDRGVESLTKLIQNFFIDILPLFANAMVALGLMFSANFYVGCIALAILPVYFWVSYRQAGELQGVRRKLKRQRENKSNGLISLIESVIVIKSFVREKQEGEKQYGLQMELMDSQLKTRKTNFTYDGIKSFIEQIGVVLIIILTAYLVLDRQMSIGAIMFHILLFNNVSAPIRQLHRIYDEMNDALTYSEGFFDILDANESVEKSGNTNSGRFRGDYQLRNVSFAYPNGTRALSGINMDIKAGQTTALVGLSGAGKSTLINLLVGFYAQDSGEIMLDGKPLKSYDLSSLRNAIGMVLQKNHIFKGSIAENIRYGKPDASWDEMIAASQSAYLHEQIMELPAGYETDAQMLSGGQQQRIAIARLFLKNPPIIFLDEPTASLDAIATEQIKNSLDAIKKNRTVVIISHSLAQILDSDHIYVMKKGQIAESGRHEELYEKNGVYRQIFDASARSLNLGKMLETMSRDQD, encoded by the coding sequence ATGAATATCTGGCAAATCTTTCAAAGGCTCCGCCCGTTCATTAAGCCTTACCACCGGCAAATCGCATTTGCATTATTCCTTACCTTACTAGGCGCCGTTACCGCCCAGGTAAACCCCTGGGTGCTCCGCTACACGGTGGACACCGTTCAGTCGATGCTCGACAAGCAATGGAGTTTGCTGCAAGGCAAAGAGCTTCTGCTGCGCATTACAGCCATTCTTTTTATCAAGGAAATCGTGAACTCGCTCATCGTGTTCGGGCAGCGGTATTTCGGCGAAAAGATCCGCATTAAGGTTTCCAGTGAATTGTCCCACAATGCCGTCAACCGCATCCTGACCTACAATCTCGCGTTTTTCAGCGATAACGACAATCAGAAAGGCAAGCTGCAAACGCGTATCGACCGCGGCGTGGAAAGCCTCACAAAGTTGATCCAGAATTTTTTCATCGACATTCTTCCGCTGTTTGCCAATGCAATGGTGGCGCTGGGACTGATGTTTTCGGCCAATTTCTACGTCGGCTGCATTGCGCTGGCCATTCTGCCGGTTTACTTCTGGGTGAGTTACAGGCAGGCGGGCGAGTTGCAGGGTGTTCGCCGCAAACTGAAACGGCAGCGTGAAAACAAAAGCAACGGGCTGATCAGTCTCATCGAGTCGGTGATCGTGATCAAGTCCTTTGTCCGCGAGAAACAGGAAGGCGAAAAACAATACGGCCTTCAAATGGAATTGATGGATTCGCAGCTGAAAACGCGTAAAACCAATTTCACTTACGACGGAATTAAAAGCTTCATCGAACAGATCGGCGTCGTGCTGATCATCATCCTGACCGCCTACCTCGTGCTCGACCGCCAGATGTCCATCGGCGCGATCATGTTCCATATCCTGCTGTTCAACAACGTATCCGCACCCATCCGGCAGCTGCACCGCATTTACGATGAGATGAACGATGCCCTTACCTATTCGGAGGGTTTCTTTGATATCCTCGATGCAAACGAGTCGGTAGAAAAAAGCGGGAACACCAATTCCGGCCGGTTCCGCGGCGATTACCAGCTCCGGAATGTTTCTTTCGCATATCCCAACGGCACCAGGGCGCTGTCCGGCATTAATATGGATATCAAAGCCGGACAAACCACCGCACTCGTGGGGCTATCGGGAGCCGGGAAAAGTACGCTTATCAATCTTCTGGTAGGATTTTACGCACAGGATTCGGGAGAGATCATGCTCGATGGCAAGCCGCTGAAATCCTACGATCTGTCGTCGTTGCGCAATGCGATCGGAATGGTTTTGCAAAAGAATCACATTTTCAAAGGATCGATCGCCGAGAACATCCGATACGGCAAGCCCGATGCCAGCTGGGATGAAATGATCGCGGCTTCCCAAAGCGCTTACCTGCACGAACAGATCATGGAATTGCCTGCCGGCTACGAAACGGACGCGCAAATGCTTTCCGGCGGCCAGCAGCAGCGCATTGCCATTGCGCGCCTGTTCCTCAAAAATCCGCCCATTATCTTCCTCGACGAACCCACTGCCAGCCTCGACGCCATAGCCACCGAGCAAATCAAAAACAGCCTCGATGCAATCAAAAAGAACCGGACGGTGGTGATCATTTCGCACAGCCTCGCGCAGATCCTCGATTCAGATCATATTTATGTGATGAAAAAAGGGCAGATCGCCGAATCGGGGCGGCATGAAGAATTGTATGAGAAAAATGGCGTTTACAGGCAAATTTTCGATGCTTCCGCCCGGAGTTTGAACCTTGGAAAAATGCTCGAAACCATGAGCCGCGACCAGGATTAA
- the hemA gene encoding glutamyl-tRNA reductase: protein MYNQFKSVSLSHRNAPLAIREQLALNEGEAKSMMLRLKDFFDISDVLAVSTCNRTEIYYSSATDLNEDIIKLLLIEKGVEDVENFKLFFEQFSEGEAAVKHLFHVATGLQSQVVGDMQIPNQIKHAYQWSADLNMAGPFLHRLLHTIFFANKRVAQETFFRDGAASVSYAAVELLEGLMPNPKILVVGLGEIGTDVCRNLSQNTDADVTLVNRTRAKADALGAELGFRVADFADIESEISRADVIVSSIQREEPFFTKEMMVRLRGMSFKYFIDLSVPRSVSPEVEEVPGVMLYTIDSIRSKADEALQRRLDSVPHVEEIINEAVLEFNDWSREMIVSPTIQKLKGALEQIRKEELTRFTKNLTDSELEKVERITTSMMQKILKLPVLQLKAACKRGEAETLIDVLNDLFNLEKEKESH, encoded by the coding sequence ATGTATAACCAGTTCAAATCAGTCAGTTTATCACATCGGAATGCTCCTCTTGCCATCAGGGAACAGCTTGCGTTGAATGAGGGGGAGGCAAAGAGCATGATGCTTCGTCTTAAAGACTTTTTCGATATCTCCGACGTCCTCGCAGTCTCTACTTGCAACCGTACCGAAATATATTACTCTTCTGCCACCGATCTTAATGAAGACATTATCAAGCTGTTGCTGATCGAAAAAGGGGTTGAGGATGTAGAAAATTTCAAACTGTTTTTTGAGCAATTCTCCGAAGGCGAAGCCGCGGTAAAGCACCTGTTCCACGTCGCTACCGGCTTGCAGTCGCAGGTGGTGGGCGATATGCAGATCCCGAACCAGATCAAGCACGCCTACCAATGGTCGGCCGACCTGAATATGGCCGGTCCGTTTTTGCACCGCCTGCTACACACGATATTTTTTGCAAACAAACGCGTAGCGCAGGAGACATTCTTCCGCGATGGAGCAGCTTCCGTTTCCTATGCGGCCGTGGAGCTCCTCGAAGGCCTGATGCCGAACCCGAAAATCCTCGTAGTGGGATTGGGTGAGATCGGGACGGATGTTTGCCGTAACCTTTCCCAAAATACGGATGCGGATGTAACGCTGGTGAACCGGACCCGTGCCAAAGCTGATGCGCTGGGTGCGGAGCTGGGATTCCGGGTTGCGGATTTTGCCGATATTGAATCAGAAATTTCACGTGCCGATGTGATCGTGTCGTCTATCCAGCGCGAAGAGCCTTTCTTCACCAAGGAAATGATGGTGCGCCTGCGCGGGATGTCATTTAAATATTTCATCGACCTTTCGGTGCCGCGCAGCGTGTCGCCGGAGGTGGAAGAAGTGCCGGGCGTAATGCTCTACACGATCGACTCGATCCGTTCCAAAGCCGACGAAGCATTGCAGCGCCGCCTGGATTCGGTTCCGCACGTGGAAGAGATCATCAACGAAGCGGTGCTGGAGTTTAACGACTGGTCACGCGAGATGATCGTTTCGCCGACTATCCAGAAGCTGAAAGGGGCATTGGAGCAGATCCGCAAGGAAGAACTGACCCGTTTTACCAAGAACCTGACGGATTCGGAGCTGGAAAAAGTAGAGCGCATTACCACCAGCATGATGCAGAAAATCCTGAAACTGCCTGTGCTTCAATTGAAAGCAGCTTGTAAAAGAGGCGAGGCGGAAACGCTGATCGACGTGCTGAACGACCTCTTCAATCTGGAGAAAGAGAAAGAAAGCCATTAA
- a CDS encoding sensor histidine kinase: MISETPKEKPRFKLHPVAILNSQRLRRSLMDTYDQKSFYKYGIGLILLILSIGSLFYTDKLVEELEEREEREVQLYAEGLRYVVNSPLDENFNVVYQVIEDAVNFYQIPAIYVDENNIPNPNKNIKFPEKISRQERERIIQERLEEMKLEHPPIPVELGKGRAGKIYYSNSFLLTQLRYYPFLQLSVMLLIGYLAYLAFSSARKAEQNRVWVGLAKETAHQLGTPLSSLMAWVEYFRSDPSIDPSIAEEIEKDVIRLEMITTRFSNIGSVPTLRQEPIALIVTNFVNYLEKRVSSKVKFEVHNQLAGEQTALLNKNLFEWVIENICKNAVDAMGGIGQIHVTLQAPPRAKEIWIDIADTGKGMNKAQIGKIFNPGFSTKKRGWGLGLTLAQRIIENYHSGKLFVKSSEVGKGTTFRITLNAEIVEEP; encoded by the coding sequence ATGATCAGCGAAACCCCAAAAGAAAAACCACGTTTCAAGCTGCACCCCGTAGCCATCCTGAACAGCCAGCGCCTGCGCCGGTCACTGATGGATACTTACGATCAGAAAAGCTTTTATAAATACGGGATCGGTCTCATTCTGCTGATCCTTAGCATCGGCTCATTGTTTTACACCGACAAGCTGGTGGAAGAGCTCGAAGAACGGGAAGAAAGAGAGGTGCAGCTGTATGCCGAAGGTCTGCGCTATGTCGTCAACAGCCCGCTCGATGAAAACTTCAATGTCGTTTATCAGGTGATCGAAGACGCGGTGAATTTTTACCAGATCCCTGCCATTTACGTCGACGAAAACAACATTCCCAACCCCAACAAAAACATTAAATTCCCCGAGAAAATAAGCCGGCAGGAACGCGAGCGCATTATCCAGGAAAGATTGGAAGAAATGAAGCTCGAACACCCGCCTATCCCGGTGGAGCTTGGCAAGGGACGTGCCGGCAAAATCTATTACAGCAACTCCTTTTTGCTCACGCAGCTGCGGTATTACCCGTTTTTGCAGCTATCGGTCATGCTGCTGATCGGCTACCTGGCCTATCTCGCATTCAGCTCGGCAAGGAAAGCCGAACAGAACCGCGTGTGGGTGGGGCTGGCGAAAGAGACGGCGCATCAGCTAGGCACGCCGCTTTCCTCGCTCATGGCATGGGTGGAGTATTTCCGCAGCGATCCGTCCATTGACCCGTCCATTGCCGAAGAGATCGAAAAGGACGTGATCCGGCTTGAAATGATCACGACGCGCTTTTCCAACATCGGCTCCGTACCCACGCTCAGGCAGGAACCAATTGCGTTGATCGTCACGAACTTTGTCAATTACCTCGAAAAACGGGTCTCTTCCAAAGTCAAATTCGAAGTGCATAACCAGCTTGCCGGTGAACAAACGGCATTGCTGAACAAGAATTTGTTCGAATGGGTGATCGAGAATATCTGTAAGAATGCGGTGGATGCCATGGGCGGCATCGGCCAAATCCACGTGACGCTGCAAGCGCCGCCGCGTGCGAAGGAAATCTGGATCGACATTGCCGATACCGGTAAGGGAATGAACAAAGCGCAGATCGGCAAGATTTTCAACCCCGGGTTCAGTACCAAGAAGCGCGGCTGGGGATTGGGGCTTACACTCGCCCAACGGATCATTGAAAACTACCACTCCGGGAAACTGTTCGTCAAAAGCTCGGAGGTAGGAAAAGGAACGACATTCAGGATTACCCTGAATGCCGAAATTGTAGAAGAACCCTAA
- a CDS encoding acyltransferase: MELQNNKTIAEIRAGLREQIVTVEPADFEPLALSVFRYQAAFNPVYSEYIRHLGIDPAHVAALTEIPFLPIQFFKNHRVATGHSADAPVIFRSSGTTGQATSSHHLYDEPLYKAISYRIFQHNYGDLNRFHILALLPSYLERNNSSLVYMMQHFIEESDSEYSGFYLNNTGEMLQRLRHIAANPDGRGVLLLGVTFALLDLAESSFDLSFLKDIHRLTVMDTGGMKGRRTELLREEVHDILTASLGVPVIHSEYGMTELLSQGYSHGNGLFTPGYSMRILLRDVNDPFAVSDHNLGLSKTGGINVIDLANLDSCSFIETQDLGRFGEKPGTFYVMGRFDNSDIRGCNLMVL; this comes from the coding sequence TTGGAACTGCAAAACAATAAAACGATTGCCGAAATACGGGCGGGCCTCCGGGAGCAGATCGTGACGGTCGAACCCGCCGATTTCGAGCCGCTTGCGCTCAGCGTTTTCCGCTACCAGGCCGCATTCAATCCGGTTTACAGCGAATACATCCGGCACCTGGGCATTGATCCCGCGCATGTAGCCGCATTGACCGAAATCCCTTTTCTTCCTATCCAGTTTTTCAAAAACCATCGGGTCGCTACGGGGCATTCTGCGGATGCACCGGTGATATTCAGGAGCAGCGGCACCACGGGCCAGGCCACGAGCAGCCATCATTTGTACGACGAGCCGCTTTACAAGGCCATTTCATACCGTATTTTCCAGCACAATTATGGCGACCTGAACCGCTTCCATATCCTCGCTCTGCTACCGTCATACCTTGAACGAAACAACTCTTCGCTGGTGTATATGATGCAACATTTTATTGAGGAGAGCGATTCGGAATACTCGGGATTTTACCTGAACAACACCGGCGAAATGCTGCAACGGCTGCGGCACATCGCCGCTAACCCCGATGGCCGGGGGGTGCTTCTGCTGGGCGTCACGTTTGCGCTGCTCGACCTTGCCGAAAGCAGCTTCGATCTTTCGTTCCTGAAAGACATCCACCGGCTTACGGTTATGGATACCGGCGGCATGAAGGGCCGGCGTACCGAATTGCTCCGCGAGGAAGTGCACGACATATTGACGGCAAGCCTGGGCGTCCCTGTGATCCATTCGGAATACGGCATGACCGAGCTGCTTTCACAAGGCTACTCACACGGCAACGGCCTGTTCACGCCGGGGTATTCCATGCGCATTCTGCTGCGCGACGTCAACGACCCCTTTGCCGTGAGCGACCACAACCTGGGATTGTCCAAAACAGGGGGCATTAATGTGATCGACCTCGCCAACCTTGATAGCTGCTCGTTTATCGAAACGCAGGACCTGGGACGCTTCGGGGAGAAACCCGGGACGTTTTACGTGATGGGCCGTTTTGACAATTCGGATATCCGCGGGTGCAATTTAATGGTACTTTGA
- a CDS encoding gluconate 2-dehydrogenase subunit 3 family protein produces MKRRDALGRVALLMGGTLSAPTMLAFLEGCKPSSESSAMTFPFSEDRKALVSEVAEIIIPKTDTPGAKDAKVGEFIEMMLKDCYAAKDQDSFNKGLAELEKKDFLKAKPEEQTKILKEMEAGAKDELAKAGEEKKKYTEAGKEYTDAGVPFFRLMKELTLLGYFTSEPGATQALEYVAVPGRYDGCIDLKPGQKNWAM; encoded by the coding sequence ATGAAAAGACGTGATGCCCTTGGTCGTGTGGCACTGTTAATGGGTGGCACACTCTCCGCACCCACTATGCTGGCTTTTCTGGAAGGCTGCAAGCCTTCATCGGAAAGTTCGGCGATGACTTTTCCGTTCTCCGAGGACCGCAAGGCACTGGTTTCGGAAGTAGCTGAAATAATCATTCCAAAAACGGACACTCCGGGTGCGAAAGACGCCAAGGTTGGTGAGTTTATCGAGATGATGCTGAAAGATTGCTATGCGGCAAAAGACCAGGATAGCTTCAACAAAGGTTTGGCCGAACTGGAAAAGAAGGATTTCCTCAAAGCAAAACCCGAAGAGCAGACCAAAATCCTGAAAGAAATGGAAGCTGGTGCCAAAGACGAGCTTGCCAAGGCAGGTGAAGAGAAAAAGAAATATACCGAGGCAGGCAAGGAATACACCGATGCCGGCGTGCCTTTCTTCCGCCTGATGAAAGAATTGACGTTACTGGGCTATTTCACATCCGAGCCGGGCGCAACCCAGGCACTGGAATATGTGGCGGTTCCCGGCCGTTACGATGGTTGCATTGATCTCAAACCAGGCCAGAAAAACTGGGCAATGTAA